Proteins encoded in a region of the Streptomyces sp. NBC_00258 genome:
- a CDS encoding ROK family transcriptional regulator: MAGRNGRTVRDLRRGNRTAVLRRLYFEGPMSRFELGPATGLSSGSISNVVAELVADGLVEEAGSVDSDGGRPRTLLRVAPGSGHMIGVDVGETRVRVELFDLTLTELARTERPLEHQGYDVDVIVGHIRDGITEVLAAAEIAPERLLGVGIGVPGIVERTPAEGAVVHGQTIGWPAVPLESLLRTACGLPDSVPYFTDNGAKTLGQAEMWFGAGRGADNAVVVLFGSGVGASLVTDDVERGRAVEWGHLTVRVRGRRCRCGALGCLEAYAGAEALLERWEEAGGQPPKRVDEETALTAMLAAAYPADGSAADPTALAVLEETAEYLGAGLSDLINLFQPERILIGGWAGLQLGTRFLPAVREHAVSYALRHPAERVTIELGALGPDAVTVGAAILPLADFFAHGGRRPGPEPGDTQLPAWRAAMEERAPH; this comes from the coding sequence ATGGCGGGGCGGAACGGGCGCACGGTGCGTGACCTGCGGCGGGGCAATCGCACAGCCGTGCTGCGGCGGCTCTACTTCGAAGGGCCGATGAGCCGTTTCGAGCTCGGCCCGGCCACCGGACTGAGTTCCGGTTCCATCAGCAACGTCGTCGCCGAGCTCGTCGCCGACGGTCTGGTGGAGGAGGCCGGCAGTGTCGACTCCGACGGCGGCCGCCCACGCACCCTGCTGCGGGTCGCCCCCGGCAGCGGCCACATGATCGGCGTGGACGTCGGCGAGACCCGTGTACGCGTAGAGCTCTTCGACCTGACCCTCACCGAACTGGCCCGCACGGAACGGCCCTTGGAGCATCAGGGGTACGACGTCGACGTCATCGTCGGTCACATCCGTGACGGCATCACGGAGGTCCTCGCCGCAGCGGAGATCGCCCCCGAGCGGCTGCTGGGCGTGGGCATCGGAGTGCCCGGCATAGTGGAGCGCACTCCGGCCGAGGGCGCCGTGGTGCACGGCCAGACCATCGGCTGGCCGGCCGTCCCGCTGGAGTCGCTGCTCCGCACCGCCTGCGGGCTCCCGGACTCCGTCCCGTACTTCACCGACAACGGCGCCAAGACGCTCGGCCAGGCCGAGATGTGGTTCGGCGCCGGACGCGGCGCGGACAACGCGGTCGTGGTCCTCTTCGGCTCCGGCGTCGGCGCCAGCCTCGTCACGGACGACGTGGAGCGCGGCCGGGCCGTGGAGTGGGGCCATCTGACCGTACGGGTCAGGGGGCGCCGCTGCCGGTGCGGCGCGCTCGGCTGCCTGGAGGCCTACGCGGGCGCCGAAGCCCTCCTGGAGCGCTGGGAGGAGGCGGGCGGACAGCCGCCGAAGCGGGTCGACGAGGAGACCGCCCTCACCGCGATGCTCGCCGCCGCCTATCCGGCCGACGGCTCGGCGGCCGACCCGACGGCGCTCGCCGTGCTGGAGGAGACGGCCGAGTACCTGGGCGCGGGCCTGTCCGACCTGATCAACCTCTTCCAGCCCGAGCGCATCCTCATCGGCGGCTGGGCCGGGCTCCAGCTGGGCACCCGCTTCCTGCCCGCCGTCCGCGAACACGCCGTCTCGTACGCGCTGCGGCATCCTGCCGAGCGGGTCACCATCGAACTCGGCGCCCTCGGCCCCGACGCGGTCACGGTCGGCGCGGCGATCCTCCCGCTCGCCGACTTCTTCGCACACGGCGGACGGCGCCCGGGCCCCGAACCGGGCGACACCCAGCTCCCGGCCTGGCGTGCGGCCATGGAGGAACGCGCTCCGCATTGA
- a CDS encoding DUF4230 domain-containing protein, with translation MTTSLKRMPGWAKILSAVVLVLVILGAGLQLSLLPGLRDVFREETHDRTGPTLLKSIQDMSRYEAASGNFQVVVDLEKDTKYLPDAVRGTRTLYVGAGTVDSYVDLGKIRDEDVKVNKDRTSATLRLPHAALGKPALDPDQSYAVSKQRGLLDRLGDVFSDNPNDERAVQRLAARHIGDAAKKTELTARAEENTTAMLKGLLGSLGFKEVKVTYGS, from the coding sequence ATGACGACGTCCCTGAAGCGCATGCCCGGATGGGCCAAGATCCTGAGCGCGGTCGTGCTGGTTCTGGTGATACTCGGTGCCGGCCTGCAGCTGAGCCTGCTGCCCGGACTGCGTGACGTTTTCCGCGAGGAAACCCACGACCGGACAGGACCCACGCTCCTCAAGTCCATTCAGGACATGAGCCGTTACGAAGCCGCCTCGGGCAACTTCCAGGTGGTGGTGGATCTGGAGAAGGACACCAAGTACCTGCCGGACGCGGTCCGTGGCACCCGCACCCTGTACGTGGGCGCGGGCACCGTGGACTCCTATGTCGACCTCGGAAAGATCCGCGACGAGGACGTGAAGGTCAACAAGGACCGCACGTCGGCCACGCTCAGGCTCCCCCACGCCGCCCTGGGCAAGCCCGCACTCGACCCCGACCAGTCCTACGCCGTCTCCAAGCAGCGCGGTCTCCTCGACCGGCTCGGCGACGTCTTCTCGGACAACCCGAACGACGAGCGGGCCGTCCAGCGGCTCGCCGCCCGGCACATCGGTGACGCCGCGAAGAAGACCGAGCTGACCGCCCGCGCCGAGGAGAACACCACCGCCATGCTCAAGGGGCTGCTCGGCTCCCTGGGCTTCAAGGAGGTGAAGGTGACGTACGGGTCATGA
- a CDS encoding VanZ family protein has protein sequence MARAVSRPRIALRLRSTSHSGAKKTSPRTKKSRSPDAKSDPRSSTAPGERRPLPFVVRLLVMLVAFAAMVAFAAALARITLQPSPASEALTHSNLHPGRSLRAYLDQPELRDAFKQIGGNLLLGIPFGVLLPVLVPKARGILRVLLLTAAVMMMVELVQGAVITGRAFDVDDVILNTSGALVGYLLLGRRLNRAVHPRKRRRKNSEA, from the coding sequence ATGGCCCGCGCAGTGTCACGCCCGCGCATCGCACTACGCCTTCGCTCCACCTCTCATTCCGGCGCCAAGAAGACCAGCCCTCGCACCAAGAAGTCGCGTTCCCCCGACGCCAAGTCCGACCCCCGCTCGTCGACGGCTCCGGGCGAACGACGACCGCTTCCCTTTGTCGTACGGCTCCTGGTCATGCTCGTAGCCTTCGCCGCCATGGTGGCCTTCGCCGCCGCGCTGGCCCGGATCACACTGCAGCCGTCACCGGCCTCCGAGGCCCTGACGCACAGCAACCTGCATCCGGGCCGTTCCCTGCGCGCCTATCTGGACCAGCCCGAACTGCGGGACGCGTTCAAGCAGATCGGCGGCAACCTCCTCCTCGGCATCCCCTTCGGAGTGCTGCTTCCCGTCCTGGTCCCCAAGGCACGCGGGATCCTGCGAGTGCTCCTCCTCACGGCGGCCGTGATGATGATGGTCGAGCTGGTACAGGGGGCGGTGATCACCGGACGAGCCTTCGACGTCGACGACGTCATCCTCAACACCAGCGGGGCGCTCGTCGGTTACCTGCTCCTCGGCCGCCGGCTGAACCGTGCGGTGCATCCGCGCAAGCGCCGCCGCAAGAACTCGGAGGCGTGA
- a CDS encoding SDR family NAD(P)-dependent oxidoreductase yields MTTAQHKIGSGFDLRSSADDVLDGIDLTGKLAIVTGGYSGLGLETTRALTKAGARVVVPARRRSVAEEAVAGVDGVEVDELDLGDLDSVRAFAERFLASDRTIDILIDNAGIMACPETRVGPGWEAQFATNHLGHFALVNRLWPALAPGGARVVSVSSAGHHYSDIRWDDPHWRQGYDKWQAYGQAKTANVLFAVQLDALGKDSGVRAFSLHPGGILTPLQRHLPKEEMVERGWIDENGTPLNPAGFKTPEQGAATQVWAATSPQLSGMGGVYCEDCDISDPAPADGERVGVRDYAVDPVSAARLWALSAELTGVNAFARVSRHDGAGR; encoded by the coding sequence ATGACCACTGCACAGCACAAGATCGGTTCGGGATTCGACCTCCGGAGCAGCGCGGACGACGTGCTGGACGGCATCGATCTCACGGGGAAGCTGGCGATCGTCACCGGCGGCTACTCGGGGCTCGGCCTGGAGACGACGCGAGCGCTCACCAAGGCGGGCGCCCGAGTCGTCGTCCCGGCACGGCGCAGGTCGGTCGCCGAGGAGGCGGTCGCCGGTGTCGACGGTGTCGAGGTGGACGAACTCGACCTCGGCGACCTGGACAGCGTCCGCGCCTTCGCCGAGAGGTTCCTCGCCTCGGACCGCACCATCGACATCCTCATCGACAACGCCGGGATCATGGCGTGCCCGGAAACCCGCGTCGGCCCCGGCTGGGAGGCCCAGTTCGCGACCAACCACCTGGGCCACTTCGCCCTCGTGAACCGGCTCTGGCCGGCGCTCGCCCCGGGCGGTGCCCGCGTGGTCTCCGTCTCCTCGGCCGGCCACCACTACTCCGACATCCGCTGGGACGACCCGCACTGGCGGCAGGGCTACGACAAGTGGCAGGCGTACGGGCAGGCGAAGACCGCCAACGTCCTGTTCGCCGTACAGCTCGACGCCCTCGGCAAGGACTCCGGCGTACGGGCCTTCTCGCTGCACCCGGGCGGCATCCTCACCCCGCTCCAGCGGCACCTCCCCAAGGAGGAGATGGTCGAGCGCGGCTGGATCGACGAGAACGGCACCCCGCTGAACCCGGCGGGCTTCAAGACCCCCGAGCAGGGCGCGGCCACCCAGGTGTGGGCGGCGACCTCGCCCCAGCTGTCCGGCATGGGCGGTGTCTACTGCGAGGACTGCGACATCTCCGATCCCGCTCCGGCCGACGGCGAACGCGTCGGCGTACGCGACTACGCCGTCGACCCGGTGTCCGCGGCCCGCCTGTGGGCCCTCTCCGCGGAACTCACCGGCGTGAACGCCTTCGCCCGAGTGTCTCGACACGACGGCGCGGGCCGGTGA
- a CDS encoding MarR family winged helix-turn-helix transcriptional regulator — MVVTKAPPSLLYMVKQVELVVRSRLDELLKPTGITALQYTSLTVLERHDGLSAAQLARDSFVTAQSVADVIRSLETRGLVRRERNPRNRRELLILLTESGRDLLARHAEPVRELEERMVRDLTAHQTEQFRQALSKAWQSLS; from the coding sequence ATGGTCGTCACCAAGGCACCCCCGTCGCTCCTGTACATGGTCAAGCAGGTGGAGCTCGTCGTACGGTCCCGCCTCGACGAGTTGCTGAAGCCCACGGGGATCACCGCACTGCAGTACACCTCGCTCACCGTCCTGGAGCGGCACGACGGCCTGTCCGCGGCGCAGCTGGCACGCGACTCGTTCGTGACCGCGCAGTCCGTGGCCGACGTGATCCGGAGCCTGGAGACCCGCGGCCTCGTACGACGCGAGCGCAATCCCCGCAACCGCCGCGAGCTGCTGATCCTCCTCACCGAGTCTGGCCGCGATCTGCTCGCCCGGCACGCCGAGCCCGTGCGGGAACTGGAGGAGCGCATGGTCCGGGATCTCACGGCGCACCAGACGGAGCAGTTCCGGCAGGCGCTGTCGAAGGCGTGGCAGTCGCTGTCCTGA
- the otr(A) gene encoding tetracycline resistance ribosomal protection protein Otr(A), with amino-acid sequence MQTPRTLNIGILAHVDAGKTSLTERLLFDSGAIDRLGSVDAGDTRTDDGAIERQRGITIRSAVASFTTADVQINLIDTPGHSDFIAEVERALEVLDGAVLLLSAVEGVQAQTRALMKTLRRLRLPTLVFVNKIDRAGAREEGLLDDIRRRLTPHLVPLTGVRAIGTAHAHVVPRSPDEARTAEALAEVDPGILAAVVDGPPPTPDALRTALAARTADGSLHPVLFGSALGGQGVAELVEALPRLIPPKPAADPADPREAVEPRGTVFAVRTGPTGERTAYLRLYEGEVRQRQRLMFLRREADGRGTEVPGRALGLDVVGRPGPLTAGNIAAVTGLHGIRVGDRLGRIPDRAPQFAAPTLETLVRARRPECAAPLRTALLALADQDPLIHARPGPSGSTVLLLYGEVQKEVLAATLAQDFGIEAEFEPSRVRYLERPAGTGEAYEEIQRHGHTGFWATVGLRVEPGPRGSGTVFAYETELGALPRAFHQAIEDTVHATLLSGGPRGWPVTDCRVTLVRSGFAAPLSTAGDFRGLTPVVLRRALRRAGTRVYEPFHSFEADLPLDALAPVTARLAAYGSEFEETTGGHTSWLVTGELPARHVRDIELRLPGLTHGEGVWWSRPSGDRPVRQPGREEPARTREGSRDA; translated from the coding sequence ATGCAGACCCCGCGCACCCTGAACATCGGCATCCTGGCGCACGTCGACGCCGGTAAGACCAGCCTCACCGAGCGGCTGCTCTTCGACTCCGGCGCCATCGACCGGCTCGGCAGCGTCGACGCCGGCGACACCCGTACGGACGACGGGGCGATCGAGCGGCAACGCGGGATCACGATCCGCTCGGCCGTCGCCTCCTTCACCACCGCGGACGTCCAGATCAACCTCATCGACACCCCCGGGCACTCCGACTTCATCGCGGAGGTCGAGCGCGCCCTGGAGGTCCTCGACGGTGCGGTGCTGCTGCTGTCCGCCGTGGAGGGTGTGCAGGCGCAGACCAGGGCCCTGATGAAGACCCTGCGCCGACTGCGCCTGCCCACGCTGGTCTTCGTCAACAAGATCGACCGTGCGGGCGCGCGGGAGGAGGGTCTGCTCGACGACATCCGGCGCAGGCTGACCCCGCACCTCGTCCCCCTCACGGGCGTACGCGCCATCGGCACCGCCCACGCCCACGTCGTACCGCGCTCGCCGGACGAGGCCCGTACGGCGGAGGCGCTCGCCGAGGTCGACCCCGGCATCCTCGCGGCGGTCGTGGACGGTCCGCCGCCGACACCGGACGCGCTGCGTACCGCACTCGCCGCGCGCACCGCCGACGGCTCGCTCCACCCGGTCCTGTTCGGGTCCGCACTCGGCGGCCAGGGCGTCGCGGAACTCGTCGAAGCCCTGCCGCGGTTGATCCCGCCGAAGCCCGCTGCCGACCCGGCCGACCCGCGCGAGGCCGTGGAACCACGCGGCACGGTCTTCGCCGTACGCACCGGACCCACCGGTGAGCGAACCGCCTATCTCCGCCTGTACGAGGGTGAGGTGAGGCAGCGTCAGCGGCTCATGTTCCTGCGGCGCGAGGCGGACGGCCGTGGCACGGAGGTGCCGGGCCGGGCCCTCGGGCTCGACGTGGTGGGCCGGCCGGGACCGCTCACCGCGGGCAACATCGCCGCGGTGACCGGCCTGCACGGCATCCGTGTCGGCGACCGCCTCGGCCGGATCCCGGACCGCGCCCCGCAGTTCGCCGCCCCGACCCTGGAGACGCTGGTCCGCGCGCGGCGGCCGGAGTGTGCGGCACCGCTGCGTACCGCGCTGCTCGCCCTGGCCGACCAGGACCCGTTGATCCACGCGCGGCCCGGCCCCTCGGGCAGCACCGTGCTGCTGCTGTACGGCGAGGTGCAGAAGGAGGTCCTTGCCGCGACACTCGCTCAGGACTTCGGCATCGAGGCCGAGTTCGAGCCGAGCCGCGTCCGGTACCTGGAGCGCCCCGCGGGCACGGGTGAGGCGTACGAGGAGATCCAGCGGCACGGCCACACCGGGTTCTGGGCGACGGTCGGGCTCCGCGTCGAGCCGGGCCCGCGCGGCTCGGGCACGGTCTTCGCGTACGAGACCGAACTCGGCGCGCTGCCCCGCGCCTTCCACCAGGCGATCGAGGACACGGTCCATGCCACGCTCCTCTCCGGCGGCCCGCGAGGATGGCCCGTGACGGACTGCCGGGTCACGCTCGTCCGCTCCGGCTTCGCCGCCCCGCTCAGTACGGCGGGCGACTTCCGCGGGCTCACGCCGGTGGTGCTGCGCCGGGCCCTGCGGCGCGCGGGGACGCGGGTGTACGAGCCGTTCCACTCCTTCGAGGCCGATCTCCCCCTCGACGCGCTCGCTCCGGTGACCGCCCGACTCGCCGCATACGGCTCGGAGTTCGAGGAGACCACGGGAGGGCATACATCGTGGCTGGTCACCGGTGAGCTGCCGGCCCGGCACGTCCGCGACATCGAGCTGCGGCTGCCCGGGCTGACGCACGGCGAGGGGGTGTGGTGGTCGCGGCCCTCGGGGGATCGTCCGGTTCGGCAGCCGGGCCGTGAGGAGCCTGCCCGGACTCGTGAAGGCTCGCGTGACGCCTGA
- a CDS encoding PHP domain-containing protein: MDPAEALDRIAFLLERSLAPTYRVQAFRTAEGVVTGLPADEVARRSAEGSLESLKGIGPKTAQVVREALAGRTPGYLEKLEREQEAAGPLVQGGEELRALLRGDCHLHSDWSDGGSPIEEMGRTAARLGHEWAVLTDHSPRLTVARGLSPERLREQLALVAELNERWAPFRLLTGIECDILDDGSLDQEPELLEQLDLVVVSVHSKLRMNAAAMTRRMVAAVRDPHSDVLGHCTGRLVTGRGRPESEFDADEVFAACAETGTAVEINSRPERLDPPRRLLRRAVEAGVLFSVDTDAHAPGQLDWQVYGCARAEECGVPPERVVNTWAAEELLAWTGRRETPSGVPGR, from the coding sequence ATGGACCCGGCCGAGGCCCTGGACCGGATCGCGTTCCTGCTGGAGCGGTCCCTGGCCCCCACCTATCGCGTACAGGCGTTCCGCACGGCGGAGGGCGTGGTCACGGGGCTGCCCGCCGACGAGGTGGCCCGGCGGTCCGCCGAGGGGTCGCTGGAGTCGCTGAAGGGCATCGGGCCCAAGACCGCGCAGGTGGTGCGCGAGGCACTGGCCGGACGGACGCCGGGCTACCTGGAGAAGCTGGAACGGGAACAGGAGGCCGCGGGCCCTCTCGTCCAGGGCGGTGAGGAGCTGCGGGCGCTGCTGCGCGGCGACTGTCATCTGCACTCGGACTGGTCCGACGGCGGCAGCCCCATCGAGGAGATGGGCCGTACGGCGGCGCGGCTCGGGCACGAATGGGCGGTGCTCACCGACCACTCCCCGCGGCTCACGGTGGCGCGCGGTCTGTCCCCCGAGCGGCTGCGGGAACAGCTCGCCCTCGTCGCGGAACTCAACGAGCGCTGGGCTCCCTTCCGGCTGCTCACCGGTATCGAGTGCGACATCCTCGACGACGGCTCCCTGGACCAGGAGCCGGAGCTGCTGGAGCAGCTCGATCTCGTGGTCGTGTCCGTGCACTCCAAACTGCGGATGAACGCGGCCGCGATGACGCGCCGGATGGTCGCAGCCGTACGCGATCCGCACTCCGACGTGCTGGGGCACTGCACGGGGCGGCTGGTCACCGGGCGCGGGCGGCCCGAGTCGGAGTTCGACGCGGACGAGGTCTTCGCCGCCTGTGCCGAGACGGGCACGGCGGTCGAGATCAACAGTCGCCCGGAGCGGCTCGACCCGCCGCGCCGCCTGCTCCGCAGGGCGGTCGAGGCGGGTGTGCTGTTCTCCGTGGACACCGACGCCCACGCACCCGGACAGCTCGACTGGCAGGTGTACGGATGCGCGCGGGCCGAGGAGTGCGGGGTGCCTCCGGAGCGCGTGGTCAATACCTGGGCCGCGGAGGAGCTGCTGGCGTGGACAGGACGCCGTGAGACCCCGTCGGGCGTGCCCGGTCGCTGA
- a CDS encoding ABC transporter substrate-binding protein, with the protein MRRTRAAAASAVTVSLLAAVTACGGGSSTEGGSNDSPKTLTYWASNQGPSIEADKKILTPELKKFEKDTGIKVKLEVVPWSDLLNRILAATTSGQGPDVLNIGNTWSASLQATGALLPWDAKNFDKIGGKDRFVGSALGSAGASGSDPAAVPLYSMAYALYYNKKMFADAGISGPPATWDELVADGKKISKDGKWALGAEGSNPSENIHHVFVLGKQHGADFFDADGKPDFTSDGAVAAVKQYVDLMGRDKVVAPGNAEYAQNQSLQDFAKDKTAMVMWQTAATTLKAHGMSDDEWGVAPVPVQSGSPGADTAVNSMVAGINLAVFKNTDNIDGALKFVKFMTSDAEQKTLNKTYGSIPPVTAAQEDPAFNTPALKVIRDTLAKSAAPLPQVPNESQFETAVGTAVKELFADAAAGRPVTTASVKEKLSEAQQQMPKK; encoded by the coding sequence ATGCGCAGAACCCGAGCCGCGGCCGCGAGCGCGGTCACCGTCTCACTGCTGGCCGCCGTGACCGCCTGCGGCGGTGGCTCGTCGACGGAAGGCGGGTCCAACGACTCGCCGAAGACGCTCACCTACTGGGCCTCCAACCAGGGTCCGAGCATCGAGGCCGACAAGAAGATCCTCACGCCCGAGCTGAAGAAGTTCGAGAAGGACACCGGCATCAAGGTCAAGCTGGAGGTCGTCCCCTGGTCCGACCTCCTCAACCGCATTCTCGCCGCGACCACTTCGGGCCAGGGCCCGGACGTCCTCAACATCGGCAACACCTGGTCGGCCTCGCTCCAGGCGACGGGTGCCCTGCTGCCCTGGGACGCCAAGAACTTCGACAAGATCGGCGGCAAGGACCGGTTCGTCGGGTCGGCGCTCGGCTCGGCGGGGGCGAGCGGCTCGGATCCGGCGGCGGTGCCGCTGTACTCGATGGCGTACGCGCTCTACTACAACAAGAAGATGTTCGCGGACGCAGGGATATCCGGGCCGCCCGCCACCTGGGACGAGCTGGTCGCCGACGGGAAGAAGATCTCCAAGGACGGCAAGTGGGCGCTGGGCGCCGAGGGTTCGAACCCGTCGGAGAACATCCACCACGTCTTCGTCCTCGGCAAGCAGCACGGCGCCGACTTCTTCGACGCCGACGGGAAGCCCGACTTCACCTCCGACGGGGCCGTCGCGGCGGTCAAGCAGTACGTCGATCTGATGGGCAGGGACAAGGTCGTCGCGCCCGGCAACGCCGAGTACGCGCAGAACCAGTCCCTGCAGGACTTCGCCAAGGACAAGACGGCGATGGTGATGTGGCAGACCGCCGCGACCACGCTCAAGGCGCACGGCATGAGCGACGACGAGTGGGGCGTCGCGCCGGTGCCCGTCCAGTCCGGCAGCCCGGGGGCGGACACCGCCGTCAACTCGATGGTGGCGGGCATCAACCTGGCCGTCTTCAAGAACACCGACAACATCGACGGCGCCCTGAAGTTCGTGAAGTTCATGACGAGCGACGCCGAGCAGAAGACGCTCAACAAGACGTACGGATCCATCCCGCCGGTCACGGCGGCCCAGGAGGACCCCGCGTTCAACACGCCCGCGCTGAAGGTGATCAGGGACACGCTCGCCAAGAGCGCGGCCCCACTGCCCCAGGTGCCCAACGAGTCGCAGTTCGAGACGGCGGTCGGCACGGCCGTGAAGGAGCTGTTCGCGGACGCGGCGGCCGGACGGCCGGTGACGACCGCCTCGGTCAAGGAGAAGCTCTCCGAGGCTCAGCAGCAGATGCCGAAGAAGTGA
- a CDS encoding peptidase inhibitor family I36 protein gives MKRFAVSAAAAVLALSGGLALASPAGAASCPSGEFCVWENANFAGQRANWSGDDGWWESWIADTDSSWANHGISGPGIKDHVRVYENSGQGGDMTICLTPGQEVGYNGVANDRGDSHTWAMNC, from the coding sequence ATCAAGCGCTTCGCCGTCTCCGCCGCCGCGGCCGTCCTCGCCCTGAGCGGCGGTCTGGCCCTGGCCTCGCCCGCCGGCGCCGCCAGCTGTCCGAGCGGTGAGTTCTGCGTCTGGGAGAACGCGAACTTCGCCGGTCAGCGGGCCAACTGGTCGGGCGACGACGGCTGGTGGGAGAGCTGGATCGCCGACACCGACTCCTCCTGGGCCAACCACGGCATCTCCGGACCCGGCATCAAGGACCACGTCCGGGTGTACGAGAACTCCGGGCAGGGCGGCGACATGACGATCTGCCTCACCCCCGGACAGGAGGTCGGCTACAACGGCGTGGCCAACGACCGCGGCGACTCGCACACCTGGGCCATGAACTGCTGA
- a CDS encoding anti-sigma factor antagonist (This anti-anti-sigma factor, or anti-sigma factor antagonist, belongs to a family that includes characterized members SpoIIAA, RsbV, RsfA, and RsfB.) codes for MRNESAPFTPHLRVHQDRGHTVLEFHGEIDIIAALDIVPALDAATGHPAARVVLDLRHIEFFDCSGLRLLYRARRRVLARGGRLQLVCTHPLTLRILRVTGLDDVLPPLSSMDEALGQPEAASESL; via the coding sequence GTGCGCAACGAGTCCGCGCCGTTCACTCCTCATCTGCGTGTCCACCAGGACCGCGGGCACACCGTGCTGGAGTTCCACGGCGAGATCGACATCATCGCGGCGCTGGACATCGTCCCGGCCCTGGACGCGGCCACGGGACACCCGGCCGCGCGGGTCGTGCTCGACCTGCGGCACATCGAGTTCTTCGACTGCTCGGGCCTGCGCCTGCTGTACCGCGCCCGACGCCGGGTCCTCGCCCGGGGCGGGCGGCTGCAGCTGGTCTGCACCCACCCGCTGACCCTGCGCATCCTGCGTGTGACCGGGCTCGACGACGTCCTGCCTCCGCTGTCCAGCATGGACGAGGCCCTCGGCCAGCCCGAGGCCGCCTCGGAGTCCTTATGA
- a CDS encoding ricin-type beta-trefoil lectin domain protein: MDSPRLLRRCLLATLSAVLLASAAVLPAQADTGQAATGQAGPEPKAAAAVTFSDTFDGAAGSAVNSSKWQIETGDNVNNHERQYYTSGANNAALDGQGHLVITARRENPNNYQCWYGRCEYTSARLNTAGKFTTTYGRVEARLKVPRGQGMWPAFWMLGNDIGQVGWPNSGEIDIMENVGFEPSTVHGTLHGPGYSGSGGIGGAYSLPGGQAFADAFHTFAIDWSPDAVTWSVDGNVYQRRTPADLGGRQWVFNKPFFLILNLAVGGYWPGDPDGSTSFPQQLVVDEVKVTTSDGSGGGAPVRGLAGKCVDVAGASSANGTPVQLYDCNSSAAQQWTVASDGSIRALGKCLDVTGNGTADGSTVQLWDCGGGANQRWVVSAAGDIVNPQANKCLDVTGNSSANGTRLQIWTCSGGANQKWTVG; this comes from the coding sequence GTGGACTCGCCACGCCTGCTCCGCAGATGCCTCCTCGCCACCCTGTCCGCCGTGCTCCTCGCATCCGCCGCGGTTCTGCCCGCACAGGCGGATACGGGGCAGGCCGCCACAGGGCAGGCGGGTCCCGAGCCGAAGGCCGCCGCGGCCGTGACGTTCTCGGACACCTTCGACGGTGCCGCCGGTTCGGCCGTCAACTCCTCGAAATGGCAGATCGAGACCGGCGACAACGTCAACAACCACGAGCGGCAGTACTACACGTCCGGCGCCAACAACGCGGCCCTGGACGGCCAGGGCCACCTGGTGATCACGGCCCGACGCGAGAACCCGAACAACTACCAGTGCTGGTACGGGCGTTGTGAGTACACCTCGGCCCGCCTCAACACGGCGGGCAAGTTCACGACGACGTACGGCCGGGTCGAGGCCCGCCTGAAGGTGCCGCGCGGGCAGGGCATGTGGCCCGCCTTCTGGATGCTCGGCAACGACATAGGGCAGGTCGGCTGGCCGAACTCGGGCGAGATCGACATCATGGAGAACGTCGGCTTCGAGCCCTCGACGGTCCACGGCACCCTGCACGGCCCCGGCTACTCCGGCTCGGGCGGCATCGGCGGCGCCTACTCGCTGCCCGGCGGCCAGGCCTTCGCGGACGCCTTCCACACCTTCGCCATCGACTGGAGCCCCGACGCGGTCACCTGGTCCGTGGACGGCAATGTCTACCAGCGGCGCACCCCCGCCGATCTGGGCGGCAGGCAGTGGGTGTTCAACAAGCCGTTCTTCCTGATCCTCAACCTCGCGGTCGGCGGCTACTGGCCGGGCGACCCGGACGGCTCGACCTCGTTCCCGCAGCAACTCGTCGTGGACGAGGTGAAGGTGACGACGAGCGACGGCTCCGGAGGCGGTGCGCCCGTCAGAGGGCTCGCGGGCAAGTGCGTCGATGTGGCGGGCGCCAGTTCCGCCAACGGCACGCCCGTTCAGCTCTACGACTGCAACAGCTCCGCCGCCCAGCAGTGGACCGTGGCCTCCGACGGCTCGATCCGTGCGCTGGGCAAGTGCCTGGACGTCACGGGCAACGGCACGGCGGACGGTTCGACCGTGCAGCTCTGGGACTGCGGGGGCGGGGCCAATCAACGCTGGGTGGTCAGCGCGGCGGGCGACATCGTGAATCCACAGGCCAACAAGTGCCTGGACGTGACGGGCAACAGCTCCGCCAACGGCACGCGGCTCCAGATCTGGACGTGCTCGGGCGGAGCCAACCAGAAGTGGACCGTCGGCTGA